In the Heterodontus francisci isolate sHetFra1 chromosome 8, sHetFra1.hap1, whole genome shotgun sequence genome, one interval contains:
- the LOC137372531 gene encoding E3 ubiquitin-protein ligase RNF170-like, protein MLPQHYFCPSSKETRFDQAKDNRKTKGLNNQCLGQSKDNYLNNYSELQTCPESNFHSDLHCPVCLQIPTFPVETNCGHLLCGPCLIAYWGHGSWLGAVSCPLCRQKVNLLYSLFCENQQEKQGQQIVRDIRDYNKRFSGQPRPFIDYVYDMPLLLQLAFRGLFTMAGLVWIFCLRIAICSFGAMCLTFPHDIIPETFNGILGTADDLTAVILLLFCMINICQ, encoded by the exons ATTCGATCAAGCCAAGGACAACAGAAAGACAAAAGGTCTGAACAATCAATGCTTGGGCCAGTCAAAGGACAACTATCTCAATAATTACTCA GAATTGCAAACCTGTCCTGAGTCTAATTTCCACAGTGATCTGCACTGTCCAGTTTGTCTCCAGATTCCCACGTTTCCTGTGGAAACCAACTGCGGCCACTTGCTTTGTG GACCATGTTTGATTGCGTACTGGGGACATGGTTCTTGGTTAGGAGCTGTGAGCTGTCCTCTGTGCAGACAAAAG GTGAACCTGCTCTATAGTCTATTCTGTGAGAACCAACAGGAAAAGCAGGGTCAGCAGATTGTACGAGATATTAGAGACTACAACAAGCGCTTCTCTGGACAGCCTCGACCT TTTATAGATTATGTCTATGATATGCCCCTGTTACTCCAGCTGGCTTTCAGAGGACTCTTCACAATGGCTGGATTAGTGTGGATCTTCTGTTTGAGGATTGCAATTTGTTCCTTTGGAGCCATGTGCCTTACTTTCCCTCATGATATAATTCCTGAAACATTCAATGGGATCTTGGGAACTGCTGATGACCTGACTGCTGTAATCCTGCTGCTTTTTTGCATGATTAATATTTGCCAGTAG